A window of the Streptomyces sp. NBC_01351 genome harbors these coding sequences:
- a CDS encoding transposase family protein, with translation MQTDAPFWDSLVFAGIDEVDIEAVTAAFGTVEVVARGRAAGSACPDCGRFSERVHDRYQRRLKDLPLAEQGFVIRLTVRRFICGAADCPRRTFAEPFSRLAAPHARFTTRLNHVLERVGLALAGRAGVGWLPSLASAREG, from the coding sequence ATGCAGACCGATGCACCGTTCTGGGACTCGCTGGTGTTCGCCGGGATCGACGAAGTGGATATCGAGGCGGTGACGGCCGCGTTCGGCACGGTCGAGGTGGTGGCGAGAGGCCGCGCGGCCGGCTCTGCATGTCCGGACTGCGGCCGCTTCTCGGAACGAGTCCACGACCGATACCAGCGCAGGCTGAAGGACCTTCCGCTCGCTGAGCAGGGCTTCGTGATCCGGCTGACGGTCCGGCGCTTCATCTGCGGAGCGGCGGACTGCCCGCGCCGGACGTTCGCCGAGCCGTTCTCCCGGCTGGCCGCACCGCACGCACGGTTCACGACACGGCTCAACCACGTCCTGGAGCGAGTGGGGCTCGCGCTGGCCGGGCGGGCCGGAGTCGGCTGGCTGCCCAGCTTGGCTTCGGCGCGGGAAGGATGA
- a CDS encoding transposase has protein sequence MTSVEDHRVVDVLPTREAGPLAVWLVRHPGVEIICRDRAGAYAEGARRGAPDALQVADRFHLWQGLGRAVETCVAAHRDCLSNPSPSGMLPEATRLASGRPQDDSVPAGRRAERKKAAHALVHKLLAQGHSRRAIARHLGWGLNTVLRYANAARWQDTIRDNRPRPSRLDPYKPYPERRFAAGCTSVTHLHNELVADNAPVTYQMVRAHIATLRGAPADAPPRPPTVRQVTGWLTRHPTALSEDDRAGLKDVLARCPELDTAAGHVRAFGEILTGRLGATLLTWIDTVEASQLPGLRGFALHLLRDLDAVTAGLTLDWSSGSIEGAVNRIKKIKRQLYGRAGFELLRKMILLQ, from the coding sequence TTGACCAGCGTCGAAGACCATCGCGTGGTCGATGTGCTCCCGACGCGTGAGGCCGGGCCGCTGGCCGTGTGGCTGGTCCGTCACCCAGGCGTGGAGATCATCTGCCGGGACCGGGCGGGCGCCTACGCCGAAGGCGCCCGGCGCGGTGCCCCCGACGCTCTGCAGGTCGCCGACCGGTTCCATCTGTGGCAGGGCCTCGGCCGGGCCGTGGAGACCTGCGTCGCCGCCCATCGCGACTGTCTGAGCAATCCTTCGCCCAGCGGCATGCTGCCGGAGGCCACCCGACTGGCTTCCGGTCGGCCGCAGGACGACTCGGTACCAGCCGGCCGGCGGGCCGAGCGGAAGAAGGCAGCACATGCCCTGGTCCACAAGCTTCTTGCTCAAGGTCACTCACGTCGGGCGATTGCCCGGCACCTGGGCTGGGGCCTCAACACCGTGCTCCGGTACGCGAACGCCGCACGCTGGCAGGACACCATCCGCGACAACCGGCCCCGACCCAGCAGGCTCGACCCCTACAAGCCCTACCCGGAGCGCCGATTCGCCGCGGGATGCACCAGCGTCACCCACCTCCACAATGAACTCGTCGCCGACAACGCACCCGTCACTTACCAAATGGTCCGCGCCCACATCGCCACCCTCCGCGGGGCTCCGGCCGACGCACCGCCCCGGCCCCCGACGGTGCGCCAGGTGACCGGCTGGCTCACCCGACACCCCACCGCGCTGAGCGAGGACGACCGCGCCGGCCTCAAGGATGTCCTGGCACGCTGCCCCGAACTGGACACGGCCGCCGGGCATGTCCGCGCCTTCGGCGAGATACTCACCGGCCGCCTCGGCGCCACACTTCTCACCTGGATCGACACGGTCGAGGCCAGCCAGCTGCCCGGGCTCAGGGGCTTCGCACTCCACCTGCTCCGGGACCTTGACGCTGTAACAGCCGGGCTCACCCTGGACTGGAGCTCGGGCAGCATCGAGGGCGCCGTGAACCGGATCAAGAAGATCAAGCGACAGCTCTACGGTCGAGCCGGATTTGAACTGCTCCGAAAAATGATCTTGCTTCAGTAG
- a CDS encoding transposase family protein, translating into MSASRCCGRLWMAMVLFMQTDAPFWDSLVFNGIDDVDVETATAAFGMVEVVARGRAAGAACPDCGRFSYRVHDRYQRKLKDLPLAEQGFEIRLTVRRFICGTADCPRRTFAEPFSRLAAPHARFTTRLNRALERVGLALAGRAGARLAPQLGFGAGRMTLLRRVMALPDPQFRLRVCWAWTISRSVAARPTPPS; encoded by the coding sequence GTGTCTGCCAGCCGCTGCTGCGGGCGGTTGTGGATGGCGATGGTGCTGTTCATGCAGACCGATGCACCGTTCTGGGACTCGCTGGTGTTCAACGGGATCGACGATGTGGATGTCGAGACGGCTACGGCCGCGTTCGGCATGGTCGAGGTGGTGGCGAGAGGTCGTGCCGCCGGGGCTGCATGTCCGGACTGCGGTCGCTTCTCGTACCGGGTCCACGACCGTTACCAGCGCAAGCTGAAGGACCTTCCGCTCGCTGAGCAGGGCTTTGAGATCCGGCTGACGGTCCGGCGCTTCATCTGCGGAACGGCGGACTGCCCGCGCCGGACGTTCGCCGAGCCGTTCTCCCGGCTGGCCGCCCCGCACGCAAGGTTCACGACTCGGCTCAACCGCGCCCTGGAGCGAGTGGGGCTCGCGCTGGCCGGGCGGGCAGGCGCTCGGCTGGCTCCCCAGCTGGGGTTCGGCGCGGGACGGATGACCTTGTTACGCAGGGTCATGGCACTGCCTGATCCGCAGTTCAGACTCCGCGTGTGCTGGGCGTGGACGATTTCGCGATCCGTCGCGGCCAGACCTACTCCACCGTCTTGA